TTATAGACGAAAAGGGGAATGAGAAACATGGGCGAATTCCAGTACCAGGAAATATTTGAACATCAGGCAGATACGACCAGCTATCGAAAACTCACGTCGGACTATGTCTCTACCACGACCTGTGACGGCCAGGAACTCCTCAAGGTCCACCCCGAGGCCCTCACACTTCTGGCCAGAGAAGCCATGGATGACATCGCCCACTTATTGCGACCAAGCCACCTCGCGCAGTTGGCCAAAATCCTGAAAGACCCCGAGGCTTCCGACAATGACCGGTTTGTCGCGTTAGAACTACTCAAAAATGCCAACATTGCGTCCGCCCGGGTGCTACCAGGCTGCCAGGATACCGGAACGGCCATCGCCATGGGATATAAAGGGCAACAGGTTCTCACCACCGGCGATGATGCCGAAGCCCTCTCCCGCGGTATCTTCGAAGCCTACGATACGCGCAACCTGCGGTACTCACAAATGGCGCCACTCGACATGTACACCGAAAAAAATACCGGCACGAATCTTCCAGCACAGATCGACCTCTATGCCAAACCGGGATCGGAGTATCATTTTTTATTCATTGCCAAAGGCGGCGGCTCCGCGAACAAAACCTTTCTCTATCAAGAAACCAAAGCTCTTTTAAATCCCAAATCCCTGCTTGCGTTTGTGGCGGAAAAGATTCGCACCCTGGGCACCTCGGCCTGCCCGCCCTATCATCTGGCCTTTGTCGTGGGCGGCCTATCCGCAGAATTCACATTGAAGACCGTGAAACTGGCCAGTTGTCATTATCTGGATGATCTGCCTACCTCAGGCAACACGCAGGGGCGTGCCTTTCGCGACCTCGACCTGGAAAAGCAGATTCTTCAACTTTGCGCGGAAACCGGCATCGGCGCCCAATTCGGCGGAAAATACTTCGCCCACGACGTACGAGTCATCCGCTTGCCACGACACGGGGCTTCCTGCCCGGTCGGTTTGGGCGTCTCCTGTTCAGCCGATCGACAAATCCTTGGAAAAATCACCAAGGAGGGCGTCTTTCTGGAACAGCTCGAAACCAACCCTGCGAAATACCTCCCCGATGTGACAGAAGAAGACCTGGAAGGGCATGTCGTCAAGATCGACCTTAACCAGCCGATGCCGGAAATTCTGGCTGAGTTGCGCAAGCATCCCGTGGCCACACGTCTTTCCCTCACCGGTCCCATCGTCGTAGCACGGGATATTGCGCATGCCCGACTCAAAGAACAATTAGATGCTGGAAAAGGATTGCCCCAATATCTGAAAGATCATGTGGTCTATTACGCCGGACCGGCCAAAAAACCCCAGGGCCATGCATCGGGATCGTTCGGCCCCACCACGGCCGGACGTATGGATTCATACGTCGATCAGTTTCAAGAGGCTGGCGGCAGCATGGTGATGCTTGCCAAAGGCAATCGTTCCAAACAAGTGCGCGAGGCCTGCGGAAAACATGGAGGGTTTTATCTCGGCTCCATCGGCGGCCCCGCCGCACGGCTGGCCGAGC
Above is a window of Candidatus Nitrospira neomarina DNA encoding:
- a CDS encoding fumarate hydratase, with the translated sequence MRNMGEFQYQEIFEHQADTTSYRKLTSDYVSTTTCDGQELLKVHPEALTLLAREAMDDIAHLLRPSHLAQLAKILKDPEASDNDRFVALELLKNANIASARVLPGCQDTGTAIAMGYKGQQVLTTGDDAEALSRGIFEAYDTRNLRYSQMAPLDMYTEKNTGTNLPAQIDLYAKPGSEYHFLFIAKGGGSANKTFLYQETKALLNPKSLLAFVAEKIRTLGTSACPPYHLAFVVGGLSAEFTLKTVKLASCHYLDDLPTSGNTQGRAFRDLDLEKQILQLCAETGIGAQFGGKYFAHDVRVIRLPRHGASCPVGLGVSCSADRQILGKITKEGVFLEQLETNPAKYLPDVTEEDLEGHVVKIDLNQPMPEILAELRKHPVATRLSLTGPIVVARDIAHARLKEQLDAGKGLPQYLKDHVVYYAGPAKKPQGHASGSFGPTTAGRMDSYVDQFQEAGGSMVMLAKGNRSKQVREACGKHGGFYLGSIGGPAARLAEHSIKKVEVLEFEDLGMEAVWKIEVEDFPAFIVINHEGKDFYADLVSQRPPALVQPDDKMKK